Proteins from one Mycteria americana isolate JAX WOST 10 ecotype Jacksonville Zoo and Gardens chromosome 1, USCA_MyAme_1.0, whole genome shotgun sequence genomic window:
- the FBXL3 gene encoding F-box/LRR-repeat protein 3 isoform X2 → MKRGRKTNEANSSSSEETTEKESKRHKVIDKNTIVVQSPDWANLLQDIILQVFQYLPLLDRAHASQVCRSWNQVFHMPDLWRCFEFELNQPATSYLRATHPELIKQIIKRHSNHLQYVSFKVDSSKESAEAACDILSQLVNCSLKTLGLISTARPSFMDLPKSHFISALTVVFVNSKSLSSLKIDDTPVDDPSLKVLVANNSDTLKLLKMSSCPHVSPAGILCVADQCHGLRELALNYHLLSDELLLALSSEKHVRLEHLRIDVVSENPGQTQFHTIQKSSWDAFIKHSPKVNLVMYFFLYEEEFDPFFRYEIPVTHLYFGRSVSKDVLGRVGMTCPRLVELVVCANGLRPLDEELIRIAERCKYLSAVGLGECEVSCSAFVEFVKMCGGRLSQLSIMEEVLIPDQKYSLEQIHWEVSKHLGRVWFPDMMPTW, encoded by the exons atGAAACGAGGGAGGAAAACTAATGAGGCCAACAGCAGTTCATCTGAAGAGACAACAGAGAAAGAGTCCAAGAGACACAAGGTTATAGATAAGAACACCATAGTTGTGCAGAGTCCTGACTGGGCAAACCTGCTTCAAGACATTATCCTGCAGGTGTTTCAGTACTTGCCCCTTCTGGATCGTGCTCATGCATCCCAGGTCTGCCGAAGCTGGAACCAGGTGTTTCACATGCCTGATCTCTGGAGGTGTTTTGAGTTTGAACTGAATCAACCAGCTACGTCTTACTTGAGGGCCACGCATCCTGAACTAATCAAGCAAATAATAAAGAGGCATTCCAATCACCTGCAGTATGTAAGCTTCAAG gtgGACAGTAGCAAGGAATCTGCAGAAGCAGCTTGTGATATTTTATCACAGCTTGTGAATTGCTCTCTGAAAACACTTGGGCTAATTTCAACTGCCCGGCCAAGCTTCATGGATTTACCAAAG tctcaCTTCATTTCTGCACTGACAGTGGTGTTTGTAAACTCCAAATCCCTCTCGTCACTTAAGATTGATGATACACCAGTAGATGATCCATCTCTCAAAGTGCTAGTGGCTAACAACAGTGACACGCTCAAACTGTTGAAAATGAGCAGTTGTCCTCATGTTTCTCCAGCTG gtaTCCTTTGCGTTGCTGACCAGTGTCATGGTTTACGTGAGTTGGCGCTGAACTACCACCTGCTGAGTGATGAGCTTCTGCTTGCTTTGTCTTCTGAAAAACATGTCAGGTTAGAACACTTGCGCATTGATGTCGTCAGTGAAAATCCTGGACAGACTCAGTTCCACACGATTCAGAAGAGCAGCTGGGACGCTTTCATCAAGCATTCTCCTAAAGTAAACTTAGTAATGTACTTTTTCTTGTATGAAGAAGAGTTTGACCCATTCTTTCGTTACGAAATACCTGTCACTCACCTTTACTTTGGAAGATCGGTAAGCAAAGATGTACTTGGCCGCGTTGGGATGACGTGTCCTCGGTTAGTTGAACTGGTGGTGTGCGCCAATGGATTACGGCCACTGGATGAGGAGCTGATCCGTATTGCAGAACGTTGCAAGTATCTGTCAGCTGTTGGCCTAGGAGAATGTGAAGTCTCTTGCAGTGCCTTTGTTGAGTTTGTGAAGATGTGTGGCGGTCGTCTCTCTCAGCTTTCTATTATGGAGGAAGTTTTGATTCCTGATCAGAAATACAGCTTAGAGCAGATTCATTGGGAAGTTTCAAAGCATCTCGGTAGAGTCTGGTTCCCGGACATGATGCCCACATGGTAA
- the FBXL3 gene encoding F-box/LRR-repeat protein 3 isoform X1, producing MRSAAGSRQVLLGLKNEVEKHQDKCCSSVFHDSMFRMKRGRKTNEANSSSSEETTEKESKRHKVIDKNTIVVQSPDWANLLQDIILQVFQYLPLLDRAHASQVCRSWNQVFHMPDLWRCFEFELNQPATSYLRATHPELIKQIIKRHSNHLQYVSFKVDSSKESAEAACDILSQLVNCSLKTLGLISTARPSFMDLPKSHFISALTVVFVNSKSLSSLKIDDTPVDDPSLKVLVANNSDTLKLLKMSSCPHVSPAGILCVADQCHGLRELALNYHLLSDELLLALSSEKHVRLEHLRIDVVSENPGQTQFHTIQKSSWDAFIKHSPKVNLVMYFFLYEEEFDPFFRYEIPVTHLYFGRSVSKDVLGRVGMTCPRLVELVVCANGLRPLDEELIRIAERCKYLSAVGLGECEVSCSAFVEFVKMCGGRLSQLSIMEEVLIPDQKYSLEQIHWEVSKHLGRVWFPDMMPTW from the exons ATGCGAAGCGCAGCAGGGAGCCGCCAG GTGCTACTgggattaaaaaatgaagttgaaaaaCATCAAGACAAATGCTGTTCATCAGTCTTTCATGACAGTATGTTCAG aatGAAACGAGGGAGGAAAACTAATGAGGCCAACAGCAGTTCATCTGAAGAGACAACAGAGAAAGAGTCCAAGAGACACAAGGTTATAGATAAGAACACCATAGTTGTGCAGAGTCCTGACTGGGCAAACCTGCTTCAAGACATTATCCTGCAGGTGTTTCAGTACTTGCCCCTTCTGGATCGTGCTCATGCATCCCAGGTCTGCCGAAGCTGGAACCAGGTGTTTCACATGCCTGATCTCTGGAGGTGTTTTGAGTTTGAACTGAATCAACCAGCTACGTCTTACTTGAGGGCCACGCATCCTGAACTAATCAAGCAAATAATAAAGAGGCATTCCAATCACCTGCAGTATGTAAGCTTCAAG gtgGACAGTAGCAAGGAATCTGCAGAAGCAGCTTGTGATATTTTATCACAGCTTGTGAATTGCTCTCTGAAAACACTTGGGCTAATTTCAACTGCCCGGCCAAGCTTCATGGATTTACCAAAG tctcaCTTCATTTCTGCACTGACAGTGGTGTTTGTAAACTCCAAATCCCTCTCGTCACTTAAGATTGATGATACACCAGTAGATGATCCATCTCTCAAAGTGCTAGTGGCTAACAACAGTGACACGCTCAAACTGTTGAAAATGAGCAGTTGTCCTCATGTTTCTCCAGCTG gtaTCCTTTGCGTTGCTGACCAGTGTCATGGTTTACGTGAGTTGGCGCTGAACTACCACCTGCTGAGTGATGAGCTTCTGCTTGCTTTGTCTTCTGAAAAACATGTCAGGTTAGAACACTTGCGCATTGATGTCGTCAGTGAAAATCCTGGACAGACTCAGTTCCACACGATTCAGAAGAGCAGCTGGGACGCTTTCATCAAGCATTCTCCTAAAGTAAACTTAGTAATGTACTTTTTCTTGTATGAAGAAGAGTTTGACCCATTCTTTCGTTACGAAATACCTGTCACTCACCTTTACTTTGGAAGATCGGTAAGCAAAGATGTACTTGGCCGCGTTGGGATGACGTGTCCTCGGTTAGTTGAACTGGTGGTGTGCGCCAATGGATTACGGCCACTGGATGAGGAGCTGATCCGTATTGCAGAACGTTGCAAGTATCTGTCAGCTGTTGGCCTAGGAGAATGTGAAGTCTCTTGCAGTGCCTTTGTTGAGTTTGTGAAGATGTGTGGCGGTCGTCTCTCTCAGCTTTCTATTATGGAGGAAGTTTTGATTCCTGATCAGAAATACAGCTTAGAGCAGATTCATTGGGAAGTTTCAAAGCATCTCGGTAGAGTCTGGTTCCCGGACATGATGCCCACATGGTAA